Proteins found in one Paenibacillus borealis genomic segment:
- a CDS encoding response regulator transcription factor — MRPNILIIDDDEKIISMLRRGLAFEGYDVKTAANGADGLRAVLNSDPDVVILDVMMPQVDGFEVCRRLREGGSSVPVLMLTAKDEIEHRVKGLDLGADDYLVKPFALEELLARVRALLRRKSEQGGGSDQAVSYEDITLDVDSREVTRAGKRLELTAKEFELLHLFMQNPKRVLSRDLIMDKIWGYDYSGESNVLEVYIAMLRQKTEEHGGKRLIQTIRGAGYILRGD; from the coding sequence ATGCGACCGAATATTCTAATTATTGATGATGATGAGAAAATTATATCCATGCTGCGCCGCGGGCTCGCTTTTGAGGGCTATGATGTCAAAACAGCCGCTAACGGGGCAGACGGGCTGCGTGCTGTATTAAACAGTGATCCCGATGTGGTTATCCTGGATGTAATGATGCCGCAGGTGGACGGGTTCGAGGTCTGCCGCCGTCTGCGTGAGGGCGGAAGCAGTGTGCCGGTGCTTATGCTGACTGCCAAGGATGAAATTGAACACCGTGTCAAAGGGCTCGATCTGGGTGCGGATGATTATCTGGTGAAGCCGTTTGCTCTGGAGGAGCTGCTGGCCCGGGTGCGGGCGCTGCTCCGGCGCAAAAGCGAGCAGGGCGGAGGCTCAGACCAGGCGGTTTCCTATGAGGATATTACACTGGATGTAGATTCGCGTGAAGTGACGCGTGCCGGCAAACGTCTGGAGCTGACGGCGAAGGAATTCGAACTGCTGCATCTGTTCATGCAGAACCCGAAGCGGGTGCTGTCCCGTGATCTGATCATGGATAAGATCTGGGGGTACGATTACAGCGGTGAGTCCAATGTGCTTGAGGTATATATCGCAATGCTGCGCCAGAAGACGGAAGAGCATGGCGGCAAAAGGCTGATTCAAACGATCCGGGGAGCCGGCTACATCCTAAGAGGTGACTAA
- a CDS encoding S1C family serine protease gives MDDNKNNYNRENNFNRDNEPGPQREWDSNDSSNFDNNGNNNNTNSNSSTEAGSSYYYSYGPFKSLNNDEMNSDDPQHYNRREPERVEISPPQPVKPLPYSTSLRTTGYDGNGGRGGNPPEGGNGWQYNRKPKKPVKAVLISFLAGMIVLSGSMFMADRGNWFTGDQAVTAAITNTAAKTANGSATITPSTSTTALVTGSGDVSSVVDGVGPAVVKIETLVKSSSRSSSNPNMSDPFSQFFFGDQFGGSGSSGSNSESQPESNNSDSSQLTPYGIGTGFIYNSDGYILTNQHVVDNADVIQVTVDGNTKPYEAKLLGSSKDLDLAVLKIEGTDFPTVALGDSDSIKVGSEVVAIGNPQGFDHTVTAGVLSAKGRSIDINEEDGSGTRNYKNLLQTDASINPGNSGGPLLNMNGQVIGMNVAVSTDSQGIGFAIAVNTIKEVVEKLEANQEIPKEPVPFIGASLMTITDEVAKQMGTDLKEGSVVAEIVFKSPAYTADLRPYDIITGVNGTNYATSQDLITYIQTLKVGDQVTLNVVRDGKKLDLPVTIGNKNDFDTTQTQKQ, from the coding sequence ATGGACGATAACAAAAACAACTACAATCGTGAGAACAACTTTAATCGTGATAATGAACCGGGACCGCAGCGGGAATGGGACAGTAATGATAGCAGTAACTTTGATAACAATGGCAATAACAACAACACTAACAGTAACTCATCAACCGAAGCAGGCTCTTCATACTACTATTCCTATGGGCCGTTCAAATCCTTGAACAACGACGAGATGAACAGTGATGATCCGCAGCACTATAACCGCCGGGAGCCGGAGCGTGTAGAGATCTCACCTCCGCAGCCGGTCAAGCCTTTACCGTACAGCACTTCGCTTCGTACAACAGGATATGACGGAAATGGCGGACGCGGCGGCAACCCTCCTGAGGGGGGCAATGGCTGGCAGTATAACCGTAAGCCGAAGAAGCCGGTCAAAGCGGTATTAATTTCTTTTCTTGCCGGAATGATCGTATTATCGGGTTCGATGTTCATGGCAGACCGCGGCAATTGGTTCACAGGTGATCAGGCAGTAACAGCAGCTATTACGAATACAGCAGCCAAAACAGCAAATGGAAGTGCTACTATTACGCCTTCCACTTCCACCACTGCACTGGTCACCGGATCAGGTGATGTATCCAGCGTAGTGGACGGTGTAGGACCGGCAGTTGTCAAAATCGAGACGCTGGTAAAATCAAGCAGCAGAAGCAGCAGTAACCCGAATATGAGTGATCCGTTCTCACAGTTCTTCTTCGGTGATCAGTTCGGCGGCAGCGGATCTTCCGGCTCCAATTCAGAATCCCAGCCGGAATCAAACAATTCGGATTCTTCCCAGCTGACTCCTTATGGCATCGGCACAGGCTTCATTTATAATTCAGACGGCTATATTCTGACCAACCAGCATGTGGTGGATAATGCCGATGTCATCCAGGTTACGGTTGACGGCAATACTAAACCTTATGAAGCGAAATTGCTCGGCTCCAGCAAGGATCTGGACTTGGCCGTGCTCAAAATTGAAGGAACCGACTTCCCTACAGTGGCACTCGGTGATTCCGACAGCATTAAGGTAGGCTCTGAAGTCGTTGCCATTGGTAACCCGCAGGGCTTCGACCACACTGTTACAGCAGGTGTACTCAGCGCCAAGGGACGCAGTATTGATATTAATGAAGAAGACGGAAGCGGCACACGCAATTACAAGAATCTGCTGCAGACAGACGCTTCGATTAATCCGGGGAATTCGGGCGGACCTCTGCTTAATATGAATGGTCAGGTCATCGGGATGAATGTGGCGGTTAGCACAGACTCCCAGGGTATCGGTTTTGCCATCGCGGTCAATACCATTAAAGAAGTTGTAGAGAAGCTGGAAGCCAATCAGGAAATTCCGAAAGAACCGGTACCCTTCATCGGCGCCTCGCTGATGACCATTACCGATGAAGTGGCTAAGCAAATGGGCACAGACCTCAAAGAAGGCTCCGTAGTCGCCGAGATTGTCTTCAAGTCTCCTGCGTATACCGCCGACCTGCGCCCTTACGATATCATTACAGGTGTAAACGGTACGAACTATGCCACCAGCCAGGATCTGATTACTTATATCCAGACGCTCAAGGTAGGCGATCAGGTAACACTGAATGTGGTGCGTGACGGCAAGAAGCTGGACCTTCCGGTAACGATCGGCAACAAAAATGATTTTGACACGACTCAAACGCAGAAGCAATAA
- a CDS encoding 3D domain-containing protein — MGGSSRLSRPVTVQAPKPTQVPEAKPKAKAAVKQPDSVPVAAPAPEQIITSMKVTATGYTAGYESTGKTAKHPQYGITYSGVKVRRDKNAVSTIAADPKVLPLGSILYIPGYGYAIVADTGSAIKGRKIDLYFSTTKQVYKEWGKKTVVVQLIKRGNGKCTESMLKSLGHAIQTYNAVPQYLLEEVI, encoded by the coding sequence CTGGGAGGCTCTTCGAGATTAAGCCGTCCGGTTACCGTTCAGGCTCCTAAGCCTACACAGGTGCCGGAAGCCAAGCCGAAGGCGAAGGCGGCCGTCAAGCAGCCGGATTCGGTACCGGTAGCTGCACCTGCGCCGGAGCAGATCATCACTTCAATGAAAGTAACAGCGACCGGCTATACGGCCGGATACGAATCCACAGGCAAGACCGCGAAGCATCCGCAGTACGGGATTACGTATTCTGGAGTCAAGGTACGCCGGGACAAGAATGCCGTATCAACGATTGCTGCGGACCCGAAAGTTCTGCCTTTGGGAAGTATTTTATATATACCGGGTTATGGATATGCTATTGTGGCCGACACCGGTTCGGCGATTAAAGGGCGGAAGATTGACCTGTACTTCAGCACCACCAAGCAGGTGTATAAGGAATGGGGTAAGAAGACGGTTGTCGTCCAGCTCATCAAACGCGGCAATGGAAAATGTACGGAAAGTATGCTGAAAAGTCTTGGACATGCCATCCAGACCTATAATGCAGTGCCGCAATATTTGCTGGAAGAGGTTATTTAA
- a CDS encoding 4-hydroxy-3-methylbut-2-enyl diphosphate reductase: protein MEVIKISPRGYCYGVVDAMVMARQAAQNLDLPRPIYILGMIVHNSHVTNSFEDDGIITLDGHNRLDILDKVDSGTVIFTAHGVSPEVRKMARAKGLTTVDATCPDVTKTHDLIKEKVEEGYEVIYIGKKGHPEPEGAVGIAPEHVHLIEKEDEIAGLSVPSSRIVITNQTTMSQWDIKHIMKKLLETFPGAEVHNEICMATQVRQEAVAEQAGQCELVIVVGDPRSNNSNRLAQVSEEIAGVPAHRISDVSELNRDWLKGITKVGVTSGASTPTPITKEVINYLEQYDEANPDTWEIKRTVNMAKLLPPVKNKSASAT, encoded by the coding sequence ATGGAAGTCATCAAAATCTCTCCCCGGGGCTATTGCTATGGCGTCGTCGATGCTATGGTAATGGCACGGCAGGCCGCGCAAAATCTTGATTTGCCACGGCCGATTTATATATTGGGCATGATTGTGCATAACAGCCATGTCACGAACTCCTTTGAAGACGATGGAATCATTACGCTGGACGGGCATAACCGTCTGGATATTCTCGATAAAGTGGACAGCGGAACAGTGATATTTACTGCACACGGAGTCTCACCTGAGGTGCGCAAGATGGCCCGGGCCAAAGGGTTAACTACAGTGGACGCTACTTGTCCGGATGTAACAAAAACGCATGACCTCATCAAGGAAAAGGTTGAAGAGGGCTACGAGGTTATCTATATCGGCAAGAAAGGTCATCCTGAACCGGAAGGGGCTGTGGGGATCGCTCCTGAACATGTCCATCTTATTGAGAAGGAAGATGAAATTGCCGGTCTCTCGGTCCCTTCTTCGCGTATTGTAATTACGAACCAGACCACGATGAGCCAGTGGGATATTAAGCATATTATGAAAAAACTGCTGGAGACCTTCCCGGGAGCCGAGGTCCATAATGAGATCTGTATGGCAACCCAGGTCCGCCAGGAAGCGGTAGCGGAGCAGGCTGGCCAATGTGAGCTGGTCATTGTTGTCGGTGACCCGCGCAGCAATAACTCTAACCGCCTGGCACAGGTGTCGGAAGAGATTGCCGGCGTACCGGCTCACCGGATCTCAGATGTCTCTGAGTTGAACAGGGATTGGCTGAAGGGGATCACCAAGGTGGGAGTAACCTCAGGCGCTTCTACGCCAACACCGATTACCAAAGAAGTCATTAATTACCTGGAACAGTATGATGAAGCGAACCCTGATACGTGGGAGATCAAGCGTACTGTGAATATGGCGAAGCTTCTGCCGCCTGTGAAGAATAAGAGTGCGAGTGCTACCTAG
- a CDS encoding HAMP domain-containing sensor histidine kinase: MGTIFSNTKWMLLVYFLLSGGVTALLMYAGTCLGYIQVVDTSMWLYLCLGIVLFTVIIGYIAGQRIQRRIDHLDLNMLQVAKGNLSVRMPESEDQSFARVYHEFNIMMDTVEKKMKLLQQLGEQEVIEKEKAAESAVLEERRRMARDLHDTVSQQLFAIHMSASSLPKVLERSAEHGQTVMDQLISMSQMAQKQMRALIAQLRPVELEGRNLFEALEKWFPDYCRQNGLKGVKELELQGELSEAIEHQLFLIIQESMANIVKHAGARVVSLSLREVPRQVVLSISDDGQGFEQVQHKQGSYGLTTMRERAEKLGGQVEIISRKGAGTTIRVHIPKFVQGIPEPVDAESEPDRGSTE; encoded by the coding sequence ATGGGGACGATCTTCAGCAATACCAAATGGATGCTGCTGGTGTATTTCCTGCTTAGCGGAGGTGTAACCGCCTTACTGATGTATGCCGGGACATGCCTGGGCTATATCCAGGTGGTAGATACGAGCATGTGGCTGTATCTGTGTCTGGGGATTGTGCTCTTCACAGTCATTATCGGCTATATCGCCGGACAGCGGATTCAGCGGCGGATCGACCATCTGGACCTGAATATGCTGCAGGTAGCCAAAGGCAATCTGTCCGTGCGGATGCCGGAGAGCGAAGACCAGTCCTTTGCCCGGGTATACCATGAATTCAATATTATGATGGATACTGTGGAGAAGAAGATGAAGCTCCTGCAGCAGCTGGGTGAACAGGAAGTTATTGAGAAGGAAAAGGCGGCGGAGAGCGCGGTACTGGAAGAGAGGAGGCGTATGGCCCGGGATTTGCATGATACGGTGAGCCAGCAGCTGTTCGCGATTCATATGTCCGCTTCTTCGCTGCCTAAAGTGCTTGAACGGAGCGCGGAGCATGGGCAGACGGTGATGGACCAGCTGATCAGCATGTCCCAGATGGCGCAGAAGCAGATGAGGGCGCTGATCGCACAGCTGCGTCCGGTGGAGCTGGAAGGGCGTAATCTGTTCGAGGCGCTGGAGAAGTGGTTCCCGGATTATTGCCGCCAGAACGGGCTCAAAGGGGTCAAAGAGCTTGAACTGCAGGGTGAGCTGTCCGAAGCGATTGAGCATCAGCTGTTCCTGATTATTCAGGAGTCGATGGCGAACATCGTCAAGCATGCCGGAGCGCGGGTAGTCAGCTTGTCGCTGCGCGAAGTGCCGCGTCAGGTTGTGCTGAGCATCAGCGATGACGGCCAGGGCTTCGAGCAGGTGCAGCATAAACAGGGCTCCTACGGGCTCACCACCATGCGCGAGCGTGCCGAGAAGCTCGGCGGCCAGGTAGAGATTATCAGCCGCAAGGGTGCGGGAACGACGATCCGCGTACATATTCCAAAGTTTGTGCAGGGCATCCCGGAGCCGGTTGATGCCGAATCTGAGCCTGATAGGGGGAGTACAGAATGA
- the liaF gene encoding cell wall-active antibiotics response protein LiaF, with product MKRRFTSQVLGGLILIGLGGLFLLRQMGYTDFSLGSLISTYWPVILIILGVKRFLSPDDEHSRFSATLGGFFFLAIGVFFLGRNLDWFDFSAGDFFKMLIPVMLIGGGLAVIFKPRGTTPPIPPAPPAPPNFYPPGPGKSPLDAQPPAPLESTLDEQFEQKFGKSAGTGTGGRDWNDYLHKDTEDEDGEQGKAHSSADARWQEKQERHERRRQERQERHARRHGEWHEEFQDSGQDKETTNRSAFIGDVHMGREHFQLKQTNISQFIGDTVLDLTNAQIPYGETKINISAFVGDIKVYIPDDMNLGVSVNGSSFIGDMQVLEQSRSGFMSNVQCKTPYYKEAGKKVRINVSCFIGDIKVKTVG from the coding sequence ATGAAACGAAGGTTCACCAGCCAGGTTCTCGGCGGACTGATTCTTATCGGACTCGGCGGACTGTTCCTGCTGAGACAGATGGGCTACACGGATTTCAGCCTGGGTTCACTGATCTCTACGTATTGGCCGGTTATTCTGATTATATTGGGGGTTAAACGCTTTCTCTCCCCGGATGATGAGCATTCAAGATTCTCTGCAACACTAGGCGGATTTTTCTTTCTGGCCATCGGCGTGTTTTTCCTGGGACGGAATCTGGACTGGTTTGATTTTTCGGCAGGCGATTTCTTCAAAATGCTGATCCCGGTTATGCTGATCGGCGGCGGTTTAGCCGTTATTTTCAAGCCGCGGGGCACAACTCCGCCCATTCCTCCGGCACCGCCTGCACCACCGAATTTCTATCCGCCCGGACCGGGCAAAAGCCCGCTCGATGCGCAGCCGCCTGCACCGCTGGAATCGACGCTGGATGAGCAGTTTGAGCAGAAGTTCGGCAAATCTGCCGGCACCGGTACCGGCGGTCGGGACTGGAACGATTATCTGCATAAAGACACAGAAGATGAAGACGGAGAACAGGGGAAGGCCCATTCTTCGGCGGATGCCCGCTGGCAGGAGAAGCAGGAACGCCATGAACGCAGACGCCAGGAGCGTCAGGAGCGCCATGCCCGCCGCCACGGCGAATGGCATGAGGAGTTTCAGGATTCCGGGCAGGACAAAGAAACAACGAACCGCTCGGCTTTTATCGGCGATGTCCATATGGGCCGTGAGCATTTTCAATTAAAGCAAACCAATATTTCGCAGTTTATCGGGGATACAGTGCTCGATCTGACCAATGCGCAAATTCCTTACGGCGAGACCAAAATCAACATCTCCGCTTTTGTCGGTGATATTAAGGTTTATATACCGGATGATATGAATCTCGGTGTATCGGTTAACGGCAGCTCGTTCATTGGTGATATGCAGGTGCTTGAGCAGTCGCGCAGCGGGTTCATGAGCAATGTGCAGTGCAAGACGCCTTATTATAAGGAAGCAGGTAAAAAAGTCCGCATTAACGTCAGCTGCTTCATCGGTGACATTAAAGTCAAAACGGTGGGCTAA
- the glnA gene encoding type I glutamate--ammonia ligase, whose protein sequence is MSVEKVLQTIKENNIEWVDFRFVDLGGRAHHISLPASAVEEETFENGVAFDGSSITGFRGIEESDMVMMPDPSTTYIDPFTAHPTLNIMCDIFTPDGERYERDPRGIAVKAEEFLQSSGVGTAAFFAPESEFFIFDDVRYESGMNSSSYFVDSEEAAWNTGRKDEGGNLAFKVGVKGGYVPVAPVDSQQDIRSEMCRLLAEAGLEIERHHHEVATAGQAEINFRFDTLKKTADNLLTYKYIVQNTARQYGKVATFMPKPLFGDNGSGMHVHQSIFNGSEPLFYEKGSYANLSELALHYIGGILYHAPALIALTNPSTNSFKRLVPGYEAPVNLVYSKGNRSAAVRIPVAAVTPKGCRIEFRTPDSTANPYLAFSAMLMAGLDGIKKKINPEEMGYGPLDKNIYELSDADKEKIRSVPGTLDEALDALEADYEFLTEGGVFTKDFIDNYIALKRSEAQAVAIRVHPHEYSLYFDV, encoded by the coding sequence ATGTCGGTTGAAAAAGTATTGCAGACGATCAAGGAGAACAATATCGAATGGGTGGATTTCCGGTTTGTAGATTTGGGTGGACGTGCTCACCACATCTCGCTGCCAGCATCCGCAGTTGAAGAAGAAACCTTTGAGAATGGTGTAGCATTTGATGGTTCTTCCATTACAGGATTCCGTGGGATTGAAGAATCGGACATGGTAATGATGCCTGATCCAAGCACTACATACATCGATCCTTTTACAGCTCACCCAACGCTTAACATCATGTGTGACATTTTCACACCGGATGGCGAACGTTACGAGCGCGACCCGCGCGGTATCGCAGTAAAGGCTGAAGAATTCCTGCAATCCAGCGGTGTAGGTACAGCAGCATTCTTCGCACCTGAGTCTGAATTCTTCATCTTCGACGATGTTCGTTATGAGAGCGGAATGAACAGCTCTTCCTACTTCGTAGATTCCGAAGAAGCAGCTTGGAACACGGGCCGTAAAGACGAAGGCGGCAACCTGGCATTCAAAGTAGGCGTTAAGGGCGGATACGTGCCTGTAGCTCCAGTGGATTCCCAACAGGATATCCGCAGTGAAATGTGCCGTTTGCTTGCTGAAGCAGGCCTTGAAATCGAACGCCATCACCATGAAGTGGCGACTGCAGGCCAGGCGGAAATCAACTTCCGTTTTGACACCCTGAAGAAAACAGCTGATAATCTCCTGACTTACAAATACATTGTGCAGAACACTGCACGCCAATACGGCAAGGTAGCAACCTTCATGCCAAAACCGCTGTTCGGTGATAACGGTAGCGGTATGCACGTTCACCAGTCGATCTTCAACGGCAGCGAGCCATTGTTCTACGAAAAAGGCTCTTATGCTAACCTGAGTGAATTGGCTCTGCACTACATCGGCGGTATCCTGTATCATGCTCCTGCATTGATCGCGCTGACTAACCCAAGCACCAATTCGTTCAAACGTCTGGTTCCTGGTTATGAAGCACCAGTTAACCTGGTTTACTCCAAGGGTAACCGTTCCGCTGCTGTCCGTATCCCGGTAGCTGCTGTAACACCTAAGGGCTGTCGTATCGAATTCCGTACACCTGACTCCACGGCTAACCCTTACCTGGCATTCTCCGCAATGCTGATGGCTGGTCTGGACGGAATTAAGAAGAAGATCAACCCTGAAGAAATGGGTTACGGTCCACTCGACAAGAACATCTACGAATTGTCTGATGCAGACAAAGAGAAGATCCGCAGCGTACCAGGAACACTGGACGAAGCACTTGACGCTTTGGAAGCTGACTACGAATTCCTTACAGAAGGCGGCGTATTCACTAAGGACTTCATCGATAACTACATCGCTCTGAAGCGTTCCGAAGCCCAAGCCGTTGCGATTCGTGTTCATCCTCATGAATACTCCCTGTACTTTGATGTATAA
- a CDS encoding sensor histidine kinase, with translation MSIRLRLTAWYSGILAIMLLVLSGVIYGFVYINTYGDLKDRLINQANQVQLKTGMNYDGTLQPILGGPAGQSLFAQMYIYDLNKLIPSSNMTDINLEFKIPAKENLNSQQGFQQASYGGNPFLIYQKAVPVNVNNSSMPAVLQVAVYTGEQVTLLNRLKNILLAGSFATLLAAFTFGLFLARKAMSPIGKVIEAANGIQTGTDLSSRIEYDGPQDEIGRLIDTVNNMLGRMEGFYTGLEEAYATQRRFVSDASHELRTPLTTIRGNIDLLQKIWEMEPDDSRMTEAEIRQLSIESVKDIADESKRMSRLVADMLSLARADTGRTFDIEPVALEPMMTEVARRASFLPRQAEWSVGEMGQLNGKYILGNKDYLQQMLFIFIDNAFKYTPEGEVTLDAVFYQNQVGIRISDTGIGMDKDEVPHIFDRFYRADESRGITEGIGLGLSIAKWIIDEHQGSVEVVTRQGEGTTFVIWMPLLFAPPLE, from the coding sequence ATGTCTATACGTTTGCGGCTGACTGCCTGGTACTCAGGGATTCTGGCCATTATGCTGCTGGTTTTATCGGGCGTAATCTACGGTTTTGTCTATATTAATACGTATGGGGACTTGAAGGACCGGCTCATAAACCAGGCGAATCAGGTTCAGCTAAAAACGGGTATGAACTATGACGGCACCTTGCAGCCGATACTTGGCGGCCCTGCGGGTCAAAGCCTGTTTGCCCAAATGTACATTTATGATCTGAACAAGCTGATTCCCAGCTCGAATATGACGGATATCAATCTGGAATTTAAAATTCCTGCCAAGGAAAACCTTAATAGCCAGCAAGGATTCCAGCAGGCCTCTTACGGCGGCAACCCTTTTCTGATCTATCAGAAAGCAGTTCCGGTTAACGTCAATAACAGCAGCATGCCTGCAGTTCTTCAGGTTGCTGTCTATACCGGAGAGCAAGTCACTTTACTCAACAGGCTAAAGAACATTCTGCTTGCCGGTTCTTTCGCCACGTTGCTCGCAGCCTTCACCTTCGGGCTCTTCCTCGCCCGCAAAGCGATGAGTCCGATCGGCAAGGTTATTGAAGCGGCTAACGGAATTCAGACAGGCACGGATTTGAGCTCGCGGATTGAATATGACGGGCCGCAGGATGAGATCGGCCGGCTGATCGATACGGTCAACAACATGCTCGGGCGGATGGAAGGCTTCTATACAGGGCTGGAGGAGGCTTACGCCACTCAGCGCCGCTTCGTGTCCGATGCTTCGCATGAATTGCGGACACCGCTTACAACAATCCGGGGCAACATAGATCTGCTGCAGAAGATCTGGGAGATGGAGCCGGATGACAGCCGGATGACGGAGGCGGAAATCCGCCAGCTCTCCATTGAATCCGTGAAAGACATTGCCGATGAATCCAAACGTATGAGCCGGCTGGTGGCCGATATGCTCTCTCTGGCCAGGGCGGATACAGGCAGGACCTTTGATATAGAGCCGGTAGCGCTGGAGCCGATGATGACCGAAGTGGCCCGCCGGGCTTCTTTCCTGCCCCGCCAGGCCGAGTGGTCTGTGGGCGAGATGGGCCAGTTGAACGGCAAGTATATCCTTGGCAACAAGGACTACCTGCAGCAGATGCTGTTCATCTTTATTGATAATGCCTTTAAATACACACCTGAAGGTGAAGTCACGCTCGACGCTGTCTTTTACCAGAACCAGGTGGGGATCCGCATCTCGGATACCGGGATCGGGATGGACAAGGACGAAGTGCCGCATATCTTTGACCGTTTCTACCGTGCCGATGAATCCAGGGGAATTACCGAAGGGATCGGTCTTGGATTGTCCATTGCCAAATGGATTATCGATGAACATCAAGGTTCGGTAGAGGTGGTAACCCGTCAGGGTGAAGGGACGACTTTTGTGATCTGGATGCCGCTTCTCTTTGCCCCGCCGCTGGAATAG
- the aroF gene encoding 3-deoxy-7-phosphoheptulonate synthase, with protein MIVITSNQTPQDQVNDIIAVIEKEGLQVHLSRGADHTVIGLVGGVTPKLAEHLRQMKGVENVVKITKSYKLASRDFHPEDTVIDIRGVKIGGENLVIMGGPCAVESPEQIDEIARLVKASGGQVLRGGAFKPRTGPYSFQGVGVEGLTMMAEAGKRHGLLTITEVMTPEYVDICAEHADILQVGTRNMQNFDLLRKLGTCGRPVLLKRGFSATYDELLNAAEYILAGGNRDVMLCERGIRTFETYTRNTLDLSAIPVLQNLSHLPVISDPSHGTGRRELVAPMAKASVAAGANGLIIEMHTDPDNSMTGDGVQSLFPEQFDSLLRDLEKLAPLVGRKFSPSLEAAPVV; from the coding sequence ATGATCGTTATTACATCCAACCAAACACCGCAGGATCAGGTAAATGATATTATTGCCGTAATTGAAAAGGAAGGCTTGCAGGTACATCTCTCAAGGGGAGCAGATCATACTGTAATCGGTCTTGTCGGCGGCGTGACTCCGAAGCTGGCCGAGCATCTGCGCCAGATGAAGGGCGTCGAGAACGTCGTGAAGATCACCAAATCCTACAAGCTGGCCAGCCGTGATTTCCATCCGGAGGATACAGTTATCGATATCCGCGGTGTGAAGATCGGCGGAGAGAATCTCGTTATTATGGGCGGCCCTTGTGCCGTGGAATCCCCTGAGCAGATTGATGAAATCGCTCGGCTTGTTAAGGCTTCCGGCGGCCAGGTGCTGCGCGGCGGTGCCTTCAAGCCGCGTACCGGACCTTACAGCTTCCAGGGCGTAGGTGTGGAAGGTCTTACGATGATGGCTGAAGCCGGTAAACGCCACGGCCTGCTGACCATCACGGAAGTTATGACACCGGAGTATGTGGATATCTGTGCGGAGCATGCGGATATTCTGCAGGTAGGCACACGTAACATGCAGAACTTTGACCTGCTGCGCAAGCTGGGAACCTGCGGACGCCCCGTGCTGCTGAAACGCGGGTTCAGTGCGACTTACGATGAGCTCTTGAACGCAGCGGAATACATTCTGGCCGGGGGCAACCGTGATGTCATGTTATGTGAGCGCGGAATCCGGACCTTTGAAACTTACACACGTAATACGCTGGATCTGTCAGCTATTCCTGTGCTGCAGAATCTCAGCCACTTGCCAGTGATCTCCGACCCGAGCCATGGTACCGGACGCCGCGAGCTGGTTGCACCTATGGCTAAGGCTTCGGTTGCGGCAGGAGCCAATGGTCTGATCATCGAGATGCATACCGACCCTGATAATTCGATGACAGGTGACGGGGTGCAGTCCCTGTTCCCTGAGCAGTTCGACAGCCTGCTTAGAGACCTTGAGAAGCTGGCACCGCTTGTCGGACGCAAGTTCTCTCCGTCACTGGAAGCAGCACCTGTAGTATAA
- a CDS encoding response regulator, translating into MSLIKVLLVDDHDMVRMGLKTYLMLDPMFEVIGEAANGHEALGMLRELGHEAMPDLVLMDLMMPVMNGAETTRAVLAEFPGLKIVILTSFLEDDLVVDAIEAGAVSYVLKTVSAEELIYALQGAYRGMPVMTGDVSQALTRGIRQRTVQGDSSGLTEREKEVLLLIAEGKTNKDIGEELHISIKTVKTHVSNLLMKCELDDRTQLAIYAHRKGWAQS; encoded by the coding sequence ATGAGTCTCATTAAAGTGCTGCTGGTGGATGATCATGATATGGTACGGATGGGTCTCAAAACATATCTGATGCTTGATCCGATGTTTGAAGTTATAGGTGAGGCGGCTAATGGCCATGAAGCGCTTGGCATGCTGCGTGAGCTGGGGCATGAGGCAATGCCGGATCTGGTGCTGATGGATTTGATGATGCCGGTCATGAACGGGGCGGAGACAACGCGCGCAGTGCTGGCCGAATTCCCGGGGCTCAAAATTGTCATCCTCACCAGCTTCCTGGAGGATGATCTCGTTGTAGACGCGATCGAGGCAGGGGCTGTCAGCTATGTGCTCAAAACCGTCTCGGCAGAAGAGCTGATCTACGCGCTGCAAGGCGCTTACCGCGGCATGCCGGTAATGACCGGCGATGTCTCGCAGGCACTGACCCGCGGCATCCGCCAGCGTACCGTACAGGGCGACTCTTCCGGCTTGACCGAGCGGGAGAAGGAAGTGCTCCTGCTGATCGCCGAGGGCAAAACCAATAAGGATATCGGCGAGGAGCTGCATATCAGCATCAAGACAGTGAAGACGCATGTCAGCAACCTGCTGATGAAATGTGAGCTGGATGACCGGACCCAGCTGGCCATCTACGCCCACCGCAAGGGCTGGGCTCAGAGTTAG